A region of the Hylaeus volcanicus isolate JK05 chromosome 5, UHH_iyHylVolc1.0_haploid, whole genome shotgun sequence genome:
ACGATAGAGGAATGATCCCTTGAATATTCGCAATTGCAATTCACAATAAGGTGATCGGAAAAGGTGAAAAAATGCCATCTAGCATGAGGTGCTTCAAAAGTTTTTTTCAACACACTTGGCATCCGCAACAGGTGAGAGCACAAACCTTTTTTTCGGATAAATCGCATCTCGACGATGATACGCGCtacacattttttcaattttctatgaaTCGCTAGCGCGTTCCTCCGCTTTGCTTTCTACGGTTTTTATCGTTATGCGACCTTGTCGATGCGTCGTACTAATCGCGAATAGGAGAGAGATAATCACGGCCCATTTCGATTCCTCCTTACAAGGAAAACATCTTCGAAACGATCTTGATAATGTTTGTATACGGTGTCGTAACGATaagtgcaaatatttttaacagacttcgaaaaaggagtaggttactcaattcgacatgtatatttttttttttttttttgctcgaaCGTTGTGAACCGTCGAAGATGGCTAGGTTCCGTACACGATCACTCGTTCGAGTGTATGTGTATTTTCAAGTAGAAAAAACAATGACGCATAATCATCGATACGACACGTTCGGCATTCGCAACGATAGCCTCTTGGATCTCTGAAAAGCCAACAACTTTCATCGCGCACCGATATACGTGCCACGAGGATTTTTCGACACTTTCACCTTCTCGTTCCTAATTATCCAAGAGAGTTCCTCGAATAAAAGTGAAGTCGGAGAAAAGCTCGAAagtaatagaaaagaaaactgtaCGAAGCCGGCTCGACACAATCATTTGTCGACTCGCTTCGATTCGATCGTGCCAATTCGCGGTGTCACGTGTTTCCCATGGGGTTAAATTTCGACGTAATCGATCAAACCGAGCATTCGTATCCTCGGCGTTGACGCGATATGCCTCGATGAATCCATTTTTGAACATCAAACTTTTTCTCGAACCGACAACTTTACTACCTGTGTTGCGGAACATGAGCTTCACCAGATTACGCAAGGTATCCTAGTACTGTCATCGCGAAGAATCAGCCGATGCGTCCTTGAGACCTGTTGCACATCCGCTTGCATAACGATTCCGATACTTTGTACTAAAAAACCGAGTCGGTCGTTACTCGATCGCTTCCAACGCtgcgatttttcaaaagacaCAAACACCGATACGgctattatttcattttagttttttgATCATTTATCGAATCGCGTAAAACTAGGCGAGATAATCGATGAAGATGGTCAAGCCTCCTCCGGCCGATCCACTGGTAGATTAAAATGCAGCGGCGGCGATCTTCATACGGGAGCAGCTTATCGATAATGAAGGATCAGGGGTCGAGGCTGATAAGGTCTGATAATGAGCCCCGTTTGGCGTAACTGGCCAGTTCCTGCGGTGCCGTACGCGAGTATACTACGCTCTTTCGTGCATTCCAGACCGAATCGTATGGAAAACTAACTCTGTTGATTCTCGTTATCGTTCTTCGTTGTTAAAACTCTTTCGTTAGTATGATAAACCCatctcgtttaaaaaaaaatggagcaaAAGTGTGGTCAATGTGAGCCTTAGCGATGCCCATTGGAAGTATGGACGACGACGGAAGTCGTCACATCAGAAAGTACAGATACATGTTTGATAACGTAAGTGCGCCTATACACCGTGATTACTTTCTTCGAAACTCTGTGTAACCCGGGGAATCTACATATATCGGATACTCTAACGCGTAAGTGCGTATAAAAACGACCTTTACCGTTAAATCGGACGGAGTTGACGAATCATTGACCCGATCAATTACGACACGACCTTCCGTACACCAGTGATTCAGAACGCGAGAGAGCTCGTTTGAAACGAACCGTGTTTCTTTCGTCCGAAATTTACATCTGATTTGTTCGCGGCTTGATCGATTCGAATCCCACGTGATTGCGGAATAGAGCGAAAGTTTCCGATTCGTACAACGGAGCGTTTCAAGAACAGCGTCAGCGGGTTTTGCAATGATTGAAATTACGCCAAGTTTAGTCCTAGAAACTGGTTCAGCCGGTTTTAGTTCTGTATACAACCAATTATGTATTATAGCCTATGCATTCCAAAGACGCCCTCGACGCTTTTAATCGCCTTAATTGCTTTACATTTCCACGAAACTGATAGGGAAAGCTTAGCGACGGTGACCTACTTGTGTTTCTTTCAGacatattttccaatttcttaCCGAAAAACGCAGAGCAAAATTGGTACGATTCTAATGGAATATCGCCGCGTCGTTCgacatacatacgtacatacttGGTCGAATGTAATAATTTGATCTCGTTGACAGATGGTGATAGTGCCATCCCCAGGCTCTATATGGGACTATCCCTATTTGAATCAAGTCACCAGCATGATGGGCTTGGTATACGGGACGGGACCAGAGTTGGAACAAGATTTTTTCCCTTTCAAGAATCGAATTCCAGAATCACACGTAATATCCCCCTCGCCCTTTCCTTCTATCTACCCTACTATTTTGGTGCATTCAGCCGCATTCTTTGATTGCGCGCGATGTATACCGGTGTTACCGGTCGCTCGATAGAGACCATGTCGATACTTGTTGTTCCAAATTTCTCTCTCATCATTGTCCGAGATCTAACGATATTATGTAATCGCTTTTTTTctgcaaaatttttaaaaaagaaataaaaaaaacacaactTTTCAAGTTAGATTATTAGTCGAATAAAATCCCGTCCATGATTGTTACGTGCATTTCACGTACTACCATCGAGCATTGGGTTTATCGAATACTGCGGTCGTTTACCTACGCTTTCGCTGAATGTTTATAAACACTATTCAACCAACATCAactgtttttttcttcatttttcggAATCAATTAAACTTCAACGATTATATTATCGACGCGAACATCAAAATATTCCATCGTGTTCTACTTTGACCAGGTGAGAAATGtctctacagggtgtcccgttagagtaatatttcaaatacaatCGTGACGTAAAGAAGACTTTAAAGGTCGacttcgttttttaaaatagaatctCCAATTGTTTATGGCAGACGTAAAAATACTCTCTGCTTCGAAAACTGGTCAATCCACTTAAAAGAACGAATCCGACCTTCGAATCTTCGTTGCGActctacaaaattatttttaccataTTACGCCATCCTTGAAATCGCGCAAATTTTGTAAAACCATACGAATAGTACAGCGCTTCTCAACTTGTTCTACGAACACGCATTGACATTACTCGTTTGGTAAATAGGAAACTGTGGTCGCGATATCTAGTTCAATCCGATCTTTTGGCCCGGATTCGAAACCGCGTTAAAcagataaatttcattcggatCGAGGAAAGTTTGTCGCGTAATTAATATCTCTTCCTAtatcttaaataaatacggaACTAGTCGCTAAACGTGCCGATGAAAATGGCCGATACTTTGAAATGGAATATTCATTGGAAATGACTAACAACAGTTACATCGATCATCGTCGGTGACCTCGGAGAATAAAAACAACctgtataaacaaattaaataaatatagtcgACTTATCACTAGCCTGTACTCCGCTAAGAACGTCGGTTATCGTTTCCAACTATGACTCGTTACCGTCATTCAAGTCCGTTAACAAGCGCATAAATTGTTATCTCTGTTTAACGCAAACTGTTCAAGCAAAAACAACAGAAACTGCAACGCGACAGAGACCGTAAAACTCAACGACGATCAAATTGAATTCACCATCGTCGCATCGAGTTCGCGAATATTGAAACGATACTCATAGTCGAAAGTTCGTTCGATTTTaagtgaaaattttaatcggaTAACATTAGTTcggaaaagaaacaatttaattaggTGTAATCTATGAAATGTTTAACTGTATCGCTTCTAAAGAGAAAGTGCGATACTTGGATCATCGGAAATGTATATCTAGCAATATCGATTTCAGATGGAGAGTCCGTCGCGATTCGAGTTGACAAAGACAAAAACGCAGAGCATGGACGAAATGGAGTTTGGAGAGGTGAAAACCAGCAACGTCGCGACGTCGACACCTGTACCGTCGGGAAGCATCCCATGCAGAAACGGTGGCTGCAAAGGCTGGACCAGTACAGCGGAAAGTCCCTGGCATTTTCTTAAAACAGTCTTCCTGATCTCAGTGATCGTTGCTCTAGTCCTATGGGTGATCGTTTACGCGTTCCTCACACAGTATAAAATCTTGTAAGGGACGAAACTGGTACACCGAACATAAGACAACCCGGAGGATTGGAATCAGGAGCGAACAGAAAGGATCTTCGGGATCCTTTTTCCGTTTTGGTCGTATTAGGTGGGCCCGAACGAACGACCAAAAACGATCCGAatgaaaagatattaaatgTACGATAAAATACTAGGTAAAGGTTCCTAGGTAAAAATCCTCTCTCGTTGCCCTCCTTTACCAGTATTTACTTACTTTCAAAACATATCAACGCATACTCGAGACTCTACGTTCTAAGTAAATCGCGGTTAATCGCATGCCAAAGAAAACTCGAAGGGTACAGCAAATTCTGGATTGTTCGGCTCGATGTTATGGTTTTTTGTACCTTCGGAGATCTCGGTAAATCGTACAGAATAAATACATATCGTTTACGCTAAATTGATTCGAGTGCATTGCGTCTAGCAAAGTGTCGCGAGTCTCCATCTTTTACGTTTGCTTGACTTCTACACAATCGTAActgtattataataacaatgtaaatacatttatacacGTGCTACACGCAAgaccaatttttatatcgtacaCGAGAATCGCTTTACGAATCCTTGTATATACAGAAAATTAAGgaatatttctaaatcttattcgatgaaaaatgttcgaacATCTagtattgttaattttattatctatgactttttttctatcaaatGTTTGTATACAACTAAATAAAACGTAACGGCTTACGAAATGATTGTATAACCCCATCTTCCTATATACGAGTAGCAAACTTGATCCATAAAACAGCTGTGAAATAagtgaaaatattcgttaaaaagatCAAAACCTCGAACAGATCCAAAGATAACGCGACGTTACGAGATAtcgcgataaaattaaattacattcttATCGAGTTCTATGGAATTAAGGTATTCGGTACAGGAGTCAGGCGTGGCAATTGCAGAGATAGTGTAAACCGATAAGACGTTTGTAGGTTTTTGCAATTACGGAAAACAAACTTTACGGACAATACTTTTATCGGATTTCCAATCGGGCACGCTACGAGATATAACGGTTAAAGATGATAGATTTCGGGCTCAAGTTTTCGAGAACAGTAGCATGAACTTTGCTACAAGTTGCACGCAAATATATGACGCTCTGAGACAAAACGTGTGTTCGCCAGCAACGATCCTGAGGCCGACAGCCGACACGATGACAATCTGATGGACACGAAAATTTTATATGCGAGAAGGCAAAGGACGATTAATCTTTGATGCTCAACAGTACAGAAGGTTGTATTTTACACCCGAGACGCAATTTCGTCAGACTTGAAGACGGCATTCTATGCTCGTTCCTTGGTATCCGACTcacgaatcgatcgaaacctcttttgtaaaatgtttacgaAGGTACAGGACACGAGTGAGTAATTCTTGTTAACGCAGACGCGGATCTTTGTTACTTAAACAGCGGAATCTCGTCGATGCAAAAAGATACGCGTTTCGAAAAGATTAATTaggaacgtttaatttatctaaTCTCGTTGTCTTCCGCAGCACAAAAGATAGACGGAAGCATTGTTTGTCGAACGATCGAAGATAACAAGGATCAGCGTTCGTTGAGTCCAATATCGTGGTAGATGCTTCGAAGGAAATACCGACTCGGCAATCTGAAGcaggaaaaggagaaaaagatTGCGCGATACTTGCAGAGCTTCCTATCTCAAGTGCGAGATCCTGAGCGCAGGGTCTCCGTCTCCGAGCGGAAGGAACCCGGAAAGGGTACAGTAGCcgcaattgaaattttatcgcCGATAATCGGCCGATCTCTACGATTTTCGAAACTTATGAAATCCTTAATTAACCGAAATCGATGCATAGAGGACGATGTGAAGACGCAAAATACAGGGACTAGCGGTTCGACGAGCAAAGAAATCACGGATTCGAAGGATAATACGTCGAAAGAGACGGATAAGAAAATCGTGACCATCGGACTCGCGACGTTCGATACTCCGGGAACATCGAAAACTCAATCGAGCAAGATATCGTTCAAGTCTGATCAAAGCCACTCGAAGAATATACACGACAAATCCACGCAAATGCGCCATAATTTTAGCACACAGAGACTAAACGTTCACGAAGAAGGCGACGATGTAATTAACGCGACTATGaccatttttcaaatgaaatactatTCAAGCTTTTTCGTAATAAAACCTGTTACGTTTCAGTCTTCATTGGCAGACGAGCCCGAAAGAGGCCCAAAATACATGCTGGTCGGTTGGGACAACTCCCGCTCGAAACTGATGGTGATTCTGCTGATTCTCTTGCTCCTGTGGGCagctatttattttcctttaattggAAGCTGAAACTCCTTATCGCTCGGCTCGGTGGAAAAGCAAATTGATTTTCCCCCGTGATTACATTGTTTCTATCACTGCAACCATGATTATTCGTGatacagaatataaatatacataaacagtGAATCCGTACCATAAAAGCGGATACGCCCTGTGTTATTAAGCTACGAACTTGTTCGGTACGGGCTCTTAATTGCCACGATACCGTaacttgtaaatatgtatataaaacttCCAAGAATGTAAGAAAGTTAGATGCttattatttccaaataaaaagattcttctactaatttgatttttatttttaaacggatTCAAGACCAGCGAAACAATGAATTACACCTTTCGAAATTGTTATCGACGAAGACGTCTAGAGAGTCACTTTCCTTTTGGCAAGCTAGCAGTATAGTTTTCGTTTCATGTCGTTCAAGCATACCGACTGTTAATACACGCGTTCTTAATTCTCCTTAACTCGATTTTCAACGGTACATCTGAGAGAGGAAGTCGCTCTGTACGTATCTATACGTATTGCACGTACGTTAGttaaacgtgaaatattacCGTCGGTCGGGCGCGGGAACGATCGAGCTCGGGAATCGACCGTGAGGTTAAGATCAGGGGCTGACATCATTCTTCCAAGAAGATCGACGCCGATTTTCGTCGGTATTAAATGGCCGTGCGACCGTGCAACGACCTTAACACAGGCTCGAACGAACGTGCCAATGAGAAATCAGAAGGCAAGAAGGAAAGTGTATAATCGCTTGGAGGCGGACTGAATCGAGCTAGCCGAGACCTCGGTTAGTCTTAAAACGCCTACGTCGCAGGAACGTTCTTGATCGTATTGCGTCGGTGATCTAGATCTCATCGATCCTGTCTCAGGACGCACTCGCAGCTGTCTGACAGGAAATCATGAAAACTGAAAGGGTGTCGTTGTTCCTGACTATATTGGCGCTATCGTTGATAGTCGGTGAGTCAagtatttttgtactttttcatTGTGACCATGTAATTTCGCTAGCTTTTCAAAGATGCCTgattcgtttgaatttcaCATTCATCATTCGTGAAACAGGATGAACGTAGTAACGTAAAAACACGGCgattatgaaaatgaacggAGCATTCCCATCCTATCGTCGAATTTATAGCGTTCATTTTAGATCGTAGAAAAGTGTTTACTAACACAACGAggaagaataatttgaatactttTGAACGGTCAAGGAGATTACAGTTTAAGACGAATTCGACAGCCacgtaaatatttacttcttaAAAGTAACTCGTTTTTCTGGGTAACGAAAAGCGTAAAAGTGATGTAATTGTCCATAGTCTTGTTAGATAAATAGTGAAAGTTTCGAATCTAGCAATTTAGAAAAGAGGAGGAACTCGATGGTTTTTCTTCGAGGCAAcggaaatatacatatatatgtatatcttttaAAAGCTTGGGAAATACGGCATAAGAAAATTCTAAGATTGCAGAAAAACATTAacgttacaaatatattgCACAACGTTAGAATGTTTAAGAAGAATGTGTGTTATCTTGTGTCGTGCACTTTACAATTCCTGGTTCTAAATACTCTGctgtattttgtttgtttttctttttgcgtATCAACAAGGTTATCGCGGGGTCGCGCTCTGACTCTTAGTTCTGTGTACAATCGAGAACTTGGAAAACAGAATCTCGGGATTTGTGAAACTGTCGCTAATACAtgtgtgcaatttttaatgctATCATCTATTATATGGACAAATATGTAGAATGgatcgttattatttaaccTAATTGTTTGATATCTAGAATACACGGGCACAGCGATCTCACGCTAACGATAACAATCACAGACGTTTAACGATGTACATTTTCTTAGCCCTACTTTGCAAGTACTTTGACTAATTTAAGCTAATTCCTGTACGTAAAAGAatttgcaaaatgtgcgaTGCTCTTTCAGCCGACGTCGAGGCAGGATGGAAGTTCTGGAAAAAGGACAAAGATACTACTACTACGACTACGACTACGACTACGACGGCAGCTCCAAGTACAGTTGCTACTCCGACGACTAGCAAGTTGGCGAATAGTCCACCAAATGTAGGATCGATCGTACTCGGCGCAGGTGATCCTGCGTTGGCGGTAGGTGTTTCTTCAACCGGACAAAATATAAGAAACAATGCGCGACCAAATAAACCGAACCCAGGAACCGAAGTGGGCCTGGATCTTCCGTTGCCTAAACCAGGAAGCCCAGGACTCGGTGGTAAGAGTGGACAGGGATATAGGGATTGGGCGGTGGATCTCACCGGAGCTGGAGAATCTGGAAGACAATCGCCAAAATTACCTGGGCAAGGACCAGCATTGAGCGGTGCTggtaaattgataaatatctTCGAATACATCCTACCATTTACTTAAAATGTTGGAAATGGTTTCTTTCGAATTACTTAAATGCGACGAATTCGATAGGTTCTAAACCGACATCGGTTCCCGGAGCTACACCGCAGCCACAAACACCAGGTACGAATTTTTGGTTTCtcatgaaaataatagaaaaacaaGCACAACGGAAACATAATCGCGACGagtgatttttttaaagtaaagtaCAAAGAATGTTTTGGAACActatatttcttgaaaatgtgTTACTAGCATGCTTTGCATTGCAGGTGCTAAACCAACACCAGCTCCAGCAGTTACTCCCGCGCCTCGACCTCAACTTCAACCTCAAAAACCTCAACAACCCCAACAACCTCAGCCGCAATCACCAGGTGTGCCACCGAGATTCAGATTCTTAATTTCTCAAGCTTTCGAAACTTTAAATGCACATTTCCAAAGTAGCCGTTGGACCAGGACGATTACCACCGACCTCCGATCAACATAGCACCGGTGGGAATCAAGTATCTACGTTGCACGTGGGTTCTTTGAAACCTACGAGTACAACGGCCCGACCTCTCTCTAGACCTGCAAGTCCTACTTCGATAGGAAGCTCTGGTTCGCCGGAAAGAAGTTGGGCCGATGTTGCCGGTGGCGGTAGCAGACCTAACTCTCCTACACCCTCCTCAAGACAACCAGGATATCCGAGCCAACCAGGTATATCACAGAAACGGAAGGATGTTTTAATAGGGGCCAGAGAATTCTGATTTGTAACATAAGAAATGACGTAAAGTATTTGTTTCGATAATTTAACAGGACAACCTCAACCAAGACCCGAAACACCGACGCGACCCGGACAAACGAGACCGTCTACGGGAGCAATAGCTGCAGGTGGTGCATTAGCTACGGGTGGTGTACTAGCTGCGAGTGGTGCAGTTGCAGGCGCGGCAACGGGAGAAGCGAACAAGGTCTATTCGAGCAACCCGACCTACAGCAAAGGAAACACGATCACCGACGAGGATTTGGAAAAACTTTCCGAAGCTCTATTCATCAAAGACAATAACAATGCGAACAGATACATAACGTTGAATCTACAGAAGCAAACAACTAGCAGTAGCACGGTAGACGATGCATCGCAACCGTAAGTCTACGTACAACCTACAATGAACAATGTTAAACCTTGCAGGACGTTTCGAATATACACGAGATTCGAACGACATTTAGTGTAACATTTTTCGTAggatttacaaaaatttgttgtttgaCTAAAGTGATTTAAATGTATACCTTACACAGGTTGTTTACGGTGAACGCGGAAGCGTTCCAGGTACCCACGGTGCAAAAAGTTATAACCATCTACGATAACTACCAACCGGACACCAACGTGAACGAGCATATAAGCCCGATACAGAGACAGGAGGAAAGCCTCCTGGTGGACACGTTCCTCAGCACGAACGTGATGTCAGCTGCCATGCGGTTTCTAGCGGAGAAAGGGAAGATTCGCAAGGATTATTACGAGTACAAGGAAACCTTGAGGAAGATATGGTTCAATCTGTTCTCCCGTGGACAAGGAAAGATCGGTAGCTCGGGATTCGAACACGTTTTTATGGCGGAACTTAAGAACGCAGCCACTGGTACCGAAGTAGTCGGCCTGCACAATTGGATCTTTTATAGCAAACAAGAGACGAGCGGTAAAGCGGATTACAATGgatatttaaagaaagttGATTTGGGAAACGTAAGTTAGTTTGTTTAATCGTTCCCGCTTGCGATAGCCAAAATAAGACTCGTAACCCAGATTCCTCTTTTGCAGAAAGCTTCCATTGTCAAAATACGCACAAAGTATAACGGGTTTGATAAACCCGTGACGACTATATTTGTGGGTACCTCGCCCGAACTAGAGATGGCACTTTACACGGTTTGTTTCTATGCACGGCCAGACGAAAACTGTCCAGTGTCCTTGGGAGGCACTAGATTCAACATTGTCACGCATAAGTTCAAGTACAGAGGCAACGATCTCGTAGGAACAGCGTATCCcgagatataaattattcccaaacatattattttttgaccAAGCATCACGTAATTTTGTCACatgtacaaaaatgattaataaaagaGCCTATACTCGATAACCGGCGCCGGTATAAAAGAAAGGCAACCGTGTAATCTTGCATGCTTTTTCTACCTTTCGATTGTTCAGAAATGTTTTTCGTCGACTCTAACCGTTTACACTCTAAAATTATGTGCTCGATGTTTGTTTGGAAATCTACCGAAATGTTTCgagtcgataaaaattgtattcctaTGCCtcgcataaataaatttgccTTCCTTCGGACATATTGCTTCGTATTATCTAAGCACTAACAATCTCGAATACGGAGATAACTTTGGGTACTTGGAATCGATGGAGGGGATAGAGAGCAATAAACTAACCGGGATATCGGATCGCGATGGGGGACTTGTCAGTTGATCCGCAGATTTCATAACGAATGCGAGAATGCAAGCAATTATACGAACATTCTACAAATACAGACATCCGCGTTTCGAGtggataaataataatccgGCTTCGAGATGTTTCGCTTGTCGACCAAGCATCTCCGTGCGATCGTATCACAGTGAAAATGGTGTTTACGGATACAAACCGAGGATTCAGCGACGCTTCGAAGGTatgttatatttcaattttagaacGTCGCTGTATCGAACAATgggcaataattataataataaagagaGCCTATCGGTACGTTCTAATAGTTTACGAACAAAATTCCCGCGCAATGTGGCTGGATCCATTAGCGTCTGTCTgtcgtagaaatattttctaatcgtAAAGAATGCGcgtttttaaacaacaatttGTCATTACCTTGCTGGAATCTCCGATTCTTGGTAACCATGCGTCGTTCGCGAAGATACAAGTCACGATTACGTTAATCACGGTACttttatcgcgaaataaatgttcaaaactTCGCAACTGTTCGATCGAGCTAATTCTCGAACGTGGTCGCGCGGTAAATTTGAACCAACTCGTTGGTATCTGATCTACGAACAGTAATTCTCattaacgataacaattttttctaaaaatattactctATCTGTgttcttatatttttagtgtcgacaaaatatttagaaaccCGCTCAAAAAACAGTAATTTTTATCGGCTCGTTACCGCCTACAGAGAGCATGGTCACAAACAAGCTAATATAGATCCTATCTCACCTAAGGCACCGATACTACTGCCAGAGTTAAGTCCGGAAAATTTTGGTTTGCGTTTAAACGACAAAGTTTCCTTCCAAGGAATTTTAACAATGGGAAAAGAGGAAGGAACGGTGGAAGAAGCTTtagaatttctgaaaaaagcGTACA
Encoded here:
- the LOC128876767 gene encoding uncharacterized protein LOC128876767, producing the protein MPIGSMDDDGSRHIRKYRYMFDNMVIVPSPGSIWDYPYLNQVTSMMGLVYGTGPELEQDFFPFKNRIPESHMESPSRFELTKTKTQSMDEMEFGEVKTSNVATSTPVPSGSIPCRNGGCKGWTSTAESPWHFLKTVFLISVIVALVLWVIVYAFLTQYKIL
- the LOC128876761 gene encoding uncharacterized protein LOC128876761 isoform X1, translating into MLRRKYRLGNLKQEKEKKIARYLQSFLSQVRDPERRVSVSERKEPGKGTVAAIEILSPIIGRSLRFSKLMKSLINRNRCIEDDVKTQNTGTSGSTSKEITDSKDNTSKETDKKIVTIGLATFDTPGTSKTQSSKISFKSDQSHSKNIHDKSTQMRHNFSTQRLNVHEEGDDSSLADEPERGPKYMLVGWDNSRSKLMVILLILLLLWAAIYFPLIGS
- the LOC128876761 gene encoding uncharacterized protein LOC128876761 isoform X2; translated protein: MLRRKYRLGNLKQEKEKKIARYLQSFLSQVRDPERRVSVSERKEPGKEDDVKTQNTGTSGSTSKEITDSKDNTSKETDKKIVTIGLATFDTPGTSKTQSSKISFKSDQSHSKNIHDKSTQMRHNFSTQRLNVHEEGDDVINATMTIFQMKYYSSFFVIKPVTFQSSLADEPERGPKYMLVGWDNSRSKLMVILLILLLLWAAIYFPLIGS
- the LOC128876747 gene encoding endoribonuclease CG2145-like isoform X1 — its product is MKTERVSLFLTILALSLIVADVEAGWKFWKKDKDTTTTTTTTTTTAAPSTVATPTTSKLANSPPNVGSIVLGAGDPALAVGVSSTGQNIRNNARPNKPNPGTEVGLDLPLPKPGSPGLGGKSGQGYRDWAVDLTGAGESGRQSPKLPGQGPALSGAGSKPTSVPGATPQPQTPGAKPTPAPAVTPAPRPQLQPQKPQQPQQPQPQSPVAVGPGRLPPTSDQHSTGGNQVSTLHVGSLKPTSTTARPLSRPASPTSIGSSGSPERSWADVAGGGSRPNSPTPSSRQPGYPSQPGQPQPRPETPTRPGQTRPSTGAIAAGGALATGGVLAASGAVAGAATGEANKVYSSNPTYSKGNTITDEDLEKLSEALFIKDNNNANRYITLNLQKQTTSSSTVDDASQPLFTVNAEAFQVPTVQKVITIYDNYQPDTNVNEHISPIQRQEESLLVDTFLSTNVMSAAMRFLAEKGKIRKDYYEYKETLRKIWFNLFSRGQGKIGSSGFEHVFMAELKNAATGTEVVGLHNWIFYSKQETSGKADYNGYLKKVDLGNKASIVKIRTKYNGFDKPVTTIFVGTSPELEMALYTVCFYARPDENCPVSLGGTRFNIVTHKFKYRGNDLVGTAYPEI
- the LOC128876747 gene encoding endoribonuclease CG2145-like isoform X2 codes for the protein MKTERVSLFLTILALSLIVADVEAGWKFWKKDKDTTTTTTTTTTTAAPSTVATPTTSKLANSPPNVGSIVLGAGDPALAVGVSSTGQNIRNNARPNKPNPGTEVGLDLPLPKPGSPGLGGKSGQGYRDWAVDLTGAGESGRQSPKLPGQGPALSGAGSKPTSVPGATPQPQTPGAKPTPAPAVTPAPRPQLQPQKPQQPQQPQPQSPAVGPGRLPPTSDQHSTGGNQVSTLHVGSLKPTSTTARPLSRPASPTSIGSSGSPERSWADVAGGGSRPNSPTPSSRQPGYPSQPGQPQPRPETPTRPGQTRPSTGAIAAGGALATGGVLAASGAVAGAATGEANKVYSSNPTYSKGNTITDEDLEKLSEALFIKDNNNANRYITLNLQKQTTSSSTVDDASQPLFTVNAEAFQVPTVQKVITIYDNYQPDTNVNEHISPIQRQEESLLVDTFLSTNVMSAAMRFLAEKGKIRKDYYEYKETLRKIWFNLFSRGQGKIGSSGFEHVFMAELKNAATGTEVVGLHNWIFYSKQETSGKADYNGYLKKVDLGNKASIVKIRTKYNGFDKPVTTIFVGTSPELEMALYTVCFYARPDENCPVSLGGTRFNIVTHKFKYRGNDLVGTAYPEI